The Lacrimispora xylanolytica genome has a segment encoding these proteins:
- the metG gene encoding methionine--tRNA ligase, whose amino-acid sequence MCKESNKKPYYITTAIAYASGKPHIGNTYEAVLADAIARYKRAEGYDVFFQTGTDEHGQKIEEKAKAAGVTPKEFVDQAADGIRGIWDLMNTSYDKFIRTTDEYHEKQVQKIFKKLYDQGDIYKGHYEGLYCTPCESFFTESQLVDGKCPDCGGEVKPAKEEAYFFRMSKYADRLIAHINENPEFIQPVSRKNEMMNNFLLPGLQDLCVSRTTFTWGIPVSFDPKHVTYVWLDALTNYITGIGYDCDGNSTEQYQKLWPADLHLIGKDIIRFHTIYWPIFLMALNIPLPKQVFGHPWLLQGDGKMSKSKGNVLYADTLVDFFGVDAVRYFVLHEMPFENDGVISWELMVERMNSDLANILGNLVNRTISMSNKYFGGVVTNGKDSDAFDEDLKAVVLDEVKKVQEKMEKLRVADAITHIFNIFRRSNKYIDETAPWTLAKDEEKKARLETVLFHLTEAITIGASLLDSFMPETSKKILSQLNTEKRELSQMSEFGLYPSGGKVTEQPEILFARMDIKEVMDKVDALFAPVEEAKESAVESGDVIDIEPKAEIEYDDFAKLQFQVGEIIACEAVPKSKKLLCSQVRIGSQVKQIVSGIKAHYSPEEMVGKKVMVVVNLKPAKLAGVVSEGMLLCAEDAEGNLSLMVPEKTMPAGAEIC is encoded by the coding sequence ATGTGTAAAGAATCAAACAAAAAACCTTATTATATTACAACCGCCATTGCCTATGCATCCGGAAAGCCTCATATTGGTAATACTTATGAAGCTGTATTGGCAGATGCCATTGCCCGCTATAAAAGAGCCGAGGGCTACGATGTATTTTTCCAGACAGGAACCGATGAGCATGGACAAAAGATCGAAGAAAAGGCGAAAGCAGCCGGAGTGACTCCAAAGGAATTCGTAGATCAGGCAGCCGATGGAATCAGAGGAATCTGGGATTTAATGAATACCTCCTATGATAAATTCATCCGTACCACCGATGAATACCATGAAAAGCAGGTTCAGAAGATCTTTAAAAAGCTTTATGATCAGGGCGATATCTATAAAGGACATTATGAAGGCCTTTACTGTACTCCCTGCGAATCCTTCTTTACCGAGTCTCAGCTGGTGGATGGAAAGTGCCCGGACTGCGGCGGCGAAGTGAAGCCTGCCAAGGAAGAGGCATACTTTTTCCGCATGAGTAAATATGCGGACCGTCTCATCGCTCATATTAATGAGAACCCGGAGTTTATCCAGCCGGTTTCCAGAAAAAATGAGATGATGAACAACTTCCTGCTTCCAGGACTTCAGGACCTTTGCGTATCCAGAACAACATTTACCTGGGGTATTCCAGTCAGCTTTGATCCAAAGCATGTAACGTATGTATGGCTGGATGCTTTGACAAACTATATTACAGGAATCGGCTATGACTGTGATGGAAACAGCACCGAGCAGTATCAGAAGCTTTGGCCGGCAGACTTACACCTTATCGGTAAGGACATCATCCGCTTCCATACCATTTACTGGCCTATTTTCCTGATGGCACTCAATATTCCTCTTCCAAAGCAGGTATTCGGCCATCCATGGCTGTTACAGGGCGATGGAAAGATGAGTAAATCAAAGGGAAATGTTCTTTATGCCGATACCTTAGTGGATTTCTTTGGTGTGGATGCCGTCCGCTACTTTGTGCTTCATGAGATGCCCTTTGAAAATGATGGCGTGATCTCCTGGGAGCTTATGGTCGAGCGCATGAATTCTGACCTTGCCAATATTCTTGGAAACCTTGTAAACCGTACCATTTCCATGTCCAATAAATACTTTGGCGGCGTGGTAACAAACGGAAAGGATTCCGATGCATTTGATGAAGACTTAAAAGCAGTGGTACTTGACGAGGTGAAAAAGGTTCAGGAGAAGATGGAGAAGCTTCGTGTGGCTGATGCCATCACTCATATCTTTAATATTTTCAGAAGAAGCAACAAATATATTGACGAGACCGCACCCTGGACACTTGCAAAGGACGAGGAAAAGAAAGCCCGTCTGGAAACCGTGTTATTCCATTTAACAGAAGCAATTACCATTGGAGCTTCCCTTCTTGATTCCTTTATGCCGGAAACCTCAAAGAAGATTTTAAGCCAGCTTAACACCGAAAAGAGAGAGCTGTCCCAGATGAGCGAGTTTGGACTTTATCCGTCAGGAGGCAAGGTAACAGAACAGCCTGAGATCCTTTTTGCCCGTATGGACATCAAGGAAGTAATGGATAAGGTAGATGCCCTGTTCGCTCCGGTAGAAGAGGCCAAAGAGTCAGCCGTAGAGTCCGGAGATGTGATAGACATTGAGCCTAAGGCAGAAATTGAATACGATGATTTTGCAAAGCTTCAATTCCAGGTAGGAGAGATCATTGCCTGTGAAGCAGTGCCGAAATCCAAAAAGCTTCTCTGCTCCCAGGTACGCATCGGAAGCCAGGTAAAGCAGATCGTAAGCGGCATTAAAGCTCACTATTCTCCAGAAGAAATGGTTGGCAAAAAGGTAATGGTTGTGGTAAACTTAAAGCCGGCCAAATTGGCTGGTGTTGTATCCGAAGGCATGCTTTTATGTGCGGAAGATGCAGAAGGCAATCTATCCCTTATGGTTCCGGAGAAGACCATGCCGGCAGGAGCAGAAATCTGCTAA
- a CDS encoding DUF885 domain-containing protein, with the protein MTNKFFKRGRWLISIFLVVSLLCSCTPPPKSAATPSGTGYEHYNAADVSMQKNFDLFTDDLFRNEISNSGISFHFTMADPASRGLKTVPLTLGDFSLDNMKKNSKDLAELKKKLNQFNPRKLTKDQRLTYQILYSYIDTEMASEGLELYTQPLTTTIGIQAQLPVLFAEYAFYKKDDVDHYLSLLSTIDDYYSQILEFEKQKSEAGLFMSDSAADHVLKSCEAYLIQPDHSFLSETFNTRIDALNDLTPEEKAAYKEKNLKVLEEHFVPAYKNLINGITALMGTGKNDKGLSWYPEGKKYFEYLVNSNTGTSYDSVDSLKKAIEKQITSDIKALGQITKENPKVLDQLDTYSFNVTKPEDILESLKSQIAKDFPELPKNQYTVKYVPKALESSLSPAFYLVPPIDRYEDNIIYINGNPRFQNDDLYTTLAHEGYPGHLYQNVYFLSKSPNDLRSILSFSSYSEGWATYVENYSYTLDNGLDPDLGKLLAHNSAVTLGIYAYLDICINYEGWDKEQTAKYLSTFYNVEKTDIVDSIYNSLVENPTNYMEYYVGYLEIMEMRNAAEKILKDKFNLKEFHTFLLDIGPAPFSVILPEFRNWLGKELRSS; encoded by the coding sequence ATGACAAACAAATTTTTTAAAAGAGGCCGATGGCTGATTTCCATTTTCCTGGTGGTCTCCCTGCTTTGTTCGTGCACGCCGCCGCCAAAGTCAGCCGCTACCCCCTCTGGTACGGGATATGAGCATTACAATGCTGCTGATGTATCCATGCAGAAAAATTTTGATCTGTTTACGGACGATTTATTCCGAAATGAAATAAGCAACTCTGGGATCAGCTTTCATTTTACCATGGCAGATCCGGCTTCCCGGGGGCTTAAAACGGTTCCTCTGACGCTGGGGGACTTTTCCCTGGATAACATGAAGAAAAACTCAAAGGATCTGGCTGAGCTAAAGAAAAAACTGAATCAGTTTAATCCCAGAAAACTGACAAAGGATCAGCGCCTGACTTATCAGATTCTTTACTCCTACATAGATACAGAGATGGCTTCGGAAGGCCTGGAGCTTTATACTCAGCCGCTTACTACAACCATTGGCATTCAGGCACAGCTTCCTGTCCTATTTGCGGAATACGCCTTCTACAAAAAGGACGATGTGGACCATTATCTGTCACTGCTTTCTACCATTGATGATTATTATTCACAGATTCTGGAGTTTGAAAAGCAAAAATCAGAAGCCGGTCTCTTTATGTCAGATTCTGCTGCGGATCATGTTTTAAAATCATGTGAAGCTTATTTGATTCAGCCGGACCACAGCTTTCTCTCAGAGACCTTTAACACCAGGATCGATGCTTTAAATGATCTGACCCCGGAAGAAAAAGCTGCTTACAAAGAAAAGAATTTAAAGGTCCTTGAGGAGCATTTTGTTCCGGCCTATAAAAACCTGATTAATGGAATTACTGCCCTTATGGGGACCGGAAAGAATGACAAAGGTCTTTCCTGGTATCCGGAAGGGAAGAAATATTTTGAGTACCTGGTCAATTCAAATACCGGAACCTCTTATGATTCCGTAGACAGCTTAAAAAAAGCCATTGAAAAACAGATTACCTCTGACATTAAGGCTCTTGGTCAGATTACGAAGGAGAATCCAAAGGTTCTCGATCAGCTTGATACTTATTCCTTTAATGTAACGAAACCGGAAGATATTTTAGAGTCCTTAAAATCTCAGATCGCCAAGGACTTTCCTGAGCTTCCAAAGAACCAGTACACGGTCAAATATGTTCCGAAAGCCCTGGAATCTTCCTTAAGCCCTGCCTTTTATCTGGTACCGCCTATTGACCGGTACGAAGATAATATTATCTATATTAATGGTAATCCAAGGTTTCAAAATGACGATCTTTATACCACTCTGGCCCATGAAGGATATCCGGGACACTTGTACCAGAATGTTTACTTCCTGAGCAAAAGCCCCAACGACTTAAGAAGTATTTTATCCTTCTCAAGCTATTCGGAAGGGTGGGCCACCTACGTAGAAAATTACTCTTATACCCTTGACAACGGACTGGACCCGGATCTTGGAAAGCTCCTGGCACACAACTCTGCGGTTACTTTGGGGATTTATGCGTATCTTGATATCTGCATTAATTATGAAGGTTGGGATAAGGAGCAGACAGCGAAGTACCTTAGTACCTTCTACAATGTGGAGAAAACGGATATCGTGGATTCCATTTATAACAGCCTGGTAGAGAATCCAACCAACTACATGGAGTACTATGTGGGATATTTAGAAATCATGGAAATGAGAAATGCCGCCGAGAAAATCTTAAAAGACAAATTCAATTTAAAAGAGTTTCATACCTTTTTACTGGATATTGGTCCAGCACCATTTTCCGTCATACTGCCGGAGTTTCGTAACTGGCTTGGTAAAGAGCTCAGATCCAGCTAA
- a CDS encoding GerMN domain-containing protein translates to MRKFIVMLMSVIMMMSLSACTPTQPKMETTAPIPQAEASTGGASDKVPDPNVEPMEIISVYSKNSDGTGLNQAMDAVDKLTAEALVDKLIEYGVLEEGTTVVKYESKDGKGTLDLSKMPAKGGNDLVTLTAVGNTFIENFSLDKLKVLVNGKNYSGEKVKQGDNDLLEYVKDYKQIG, encoded by the coding sequence ATGAGAAAATTCATCGTGATGTTAATGAGCGTTATAATGATGATGTCCCTGTCAGCGTGTACACCAACACAGCCTAAGATGGAGACAACGGCACCAATTCCCCAGGCAGAGGCTTCTACCGGTGGCGCAAGTGACAAGGTTCCGGATCCTAACGTGGAACCAATGGAAATCATCTCTGTATATAGCAAGAATAGCGATGGTACTGGCCTTAACCAGGCTATGGATGCAGTGGACAAGCTCACGGCAGAGGCTTTGGTGGATAAGCTGATTGAATACGGTGTTCTGGAAGAAGGAACAACCGTTGTTAAATACGAATCAAAAGATGGCAAAGGTACGCTGGATCTATCCAAGATGCCTGCAAAAGGAGGGAATGATTTAGTTACTCTGACTGCAGTGGGCAATACCTTTATAGAGAATTTTTCATTGGATAAATTAAAGGTTCTGGTAAATGGAAAGAATTATTCCGGCGAGAAGGTGAAGCAGGGTGATAATGATTTGCTGGAATACGTAAAAGACTATAAACAGATTGGTTAG
- a CDS encoding MarR family winged helix-turn-helix transcriptional regulator: protein MKGINVDTYGTLNEVLVRLFRDIMDIEQQAIITQEFNNITNNDMHVIEAIGVGEPKNMSTIARELSVTVGTLTIAMNSLVKKGYVTRQRGKEDRRVVYISLSEKGKQAFEHHAKFHQEMIRGIVDSLGEDEIEVLIKALTNLNHWFRSL from the coding sequence ATGAAAGGGATTAACGTGGATACTTACGGAACTCTTAACGAAGTATTGGTAAGACTGTTTCGGGATATTATGGATATTGAACAACAGGCTATCATTACCCAGGAATTTAATAATATTACGAATAATGATATGCATGTAATAGAAGCGATCGGCGTCGGAGAACCTAAAAATATGTCGACCATTGCCAGAGAGCTGTCTGTTACGGTTGGGACGCTTACCATAGCCATGAACAGCCTTGTAAAGAAAGGGTATGTGACCCGCCAAAGAGGGAAAGAGGACCGGCGAGTGGTTTACATTTCACTTTCAGAAAAAGGGAAACAAGCCTTTGAACACCATGCCAAATTTCATCAGGAGATGATTCGGGGCATTGTCGATTCACTAGGCGAAGATGAGATAGAAGTTTTGATCAAAGCTCTGACCAATCTTAACCACTGGTTTCGGAGCCTTTAA
- a CDS encoding spore maturation protein yields MRFLMFLSEALVPLIIFYIVGFGILSKRPVFDDFINGAKDGMKTVAGILPTLIGLMTAVGVLRASGFLDFLSGLLTKPASLLYLPAPVVPVILIRMVSNSAAIGLVLDIFKKYGTDSYIGMVTSIIMSCTETLFYCLSVYFGTVKIRKTRYALTGALTATIAGIAASVILSRILV; encoded by the coding sequence ATGAGATTTTTAATGTTTTTGTCAGAGGCACTGGTGCCTTTAATCATCTTTTATATTGTTGGTTTTGGTATTTTATCAAAACGTCCTGTTTTTGATGATTTTATAAATGGTGCAAAAGATGGGATGAAGACGGTAGCAGGTATCCTTCCCACTTTAATCGGTCTTATGACAGCGGTTGGAGTCCTTCGCGCTTCTGGCTTTCTTGATTTTCTTTCCGGCCTGCTGACTAAGCCGGCATCCCTTTTGTATTTACCGGCTCCAGTGGTCCCTGTAATTTTAATCCGTATGGTATCCAACTCAGCAGCCATTGGACTGGTGTTAGATATCTTTAAAAAATATGGCACAGACTCTTATATCGGTATGGTTACCTCCATAATTATGAGCTGTACAGAGACCTTATTTTATTGCTTAAGTGTTTATTTCGGAACCGTAAAAATACGTAAAACCAGGTATGCCCTTACCGGTGCTTTGACAGCAACCATTGCAGGAATTGCAGCCAGTGTCATTTTAAGCCGTATTTTGGTATAA
- a CDS encoding arsenate reductase family protein gives MSLLFLQYPPCSTCKNAKKWLDAHNISYEARNIKEENPKEHELLEWIKKSGLPIKKFFNTSGNIYKEQNLKEALPGMSEEEQIRLLATNGMLVKRPLIIGEDFVLTGFKEEEWLKNLIS, from the coding sequence ATGAGTTTACTATTTTTACAGTATCCGCCCTGCAGCACCTGTAAAAACGCAAAAAAGTGGCTGGATGCGCACAATATATCTTATGAAGCAAGGAATATAAAAGAAGAAAACCCAAAGGAACATGAGCTTTTAGAATGGATTAAAAAAAGCGGTCTTCCCATAAAGAAGTTCTTTAACACCAGCGGCAATATCTATAAGGAACAGAATCTAAAAGAAGCCCTTCCAGGAATGAGTGAAGAAGAACAGATCCGGCTTCTTGCAACCAATGGTATGCTGGTGAAGCGGCCGCTGATCATTGGGGAGGATTTTGTTTTAACTGGTTTTAAAGAGGAAGAATGGTTAAAGAACTTGATTTCCTGA
- a CDS encoding undecaprenyldiphospho-muramoylpentapeptide beta-N-acetylglucosaminyltransferase yields MKKIVLTGGGTAGHVTPNLALIPSLKERNYDIHYIGSYQGIERKLIEGAGIAYIGISSGKFRRYFDPKNFTDPFRVIKGYGEALKFLKNYRPDVVFSKGGFVAVPVVLAAKRLKIPVIIHESDMTPGLANKLCIPAATNVCCNFPETLAYLPKEKAILTGSPIRKELLQGDRLKGLSFAKLSETRPVILIIGGSLGSVTVNNAVREILPKLLKDFQIIHICGKGNLDESLISTTGYVQYEYVDAPLKHLFAAADLMISRAGANAICEILALRKPNILIPLSAAASRGDQILNARSFHKQGFSFLLEEENLSGDSLLKAVSETYQNRKSYISNMEQSEQHNAIDAIVEMVESLTGK; encoded by the coding sequence ATGAAAAAAATCGTGTTAACCGGCGGAGGCACTGCTGGTCATGTTACCCCGAACCTGGCTCTGATTCCCTCTTTAAAAGAGAGAAATTATGACATTCACTATATAGGTTCCTATCAGGGAATCGAGCGGAAACTCATAGAGGGAGCTGGTATTGCCTACATCGGCATCTCCTCCGGTAAATTCCGCCGGTACTTTGACCCCAAAAATTTTACTGACCCATTCCGCGTCATAAAAGGATATGGGGAAGCATTAAAATTTCTTAAAAATTACAGACCGGATGTCGTATTCTCTAAAGGTGGTTTTGTAGCAGTTCCTGTTGTACTGGCTGCCAAACGTTTAAAGATACCCGTTATCATTCACGAATCCGATATGACACCAGGTCTTGCTAATAAGCTGTGTATTCCTGCTGCAACAAATGTCTGCTGCAATTTCCCGGAAACACTGGCCTATCTTCCAAAAGAAAAAGCCATTTTAACAGGCTCCCCCATTCGCAAAGAATTGTTACAGGGGGATCGTCTTAAGGGGTTAAGTTTTGCCAAGCTCTCCGAAACCCGTCCTGTGATATTAATCATCGGAGGCAGTCTCGGTTCCGTAACAGTCAACAATGCAGTAAGAGAAATACTTCCCAAGCTTTTAAAGGATTTCCAGATCATACATATCTGTGGAAAAGGCAATCTGGATGAGAGCCTTATAAGTACCACTGGATATGTACAATATGAGTATGTAGATGCTCCTTTAAAGCATTTATTTGCTGCTGCTGATCTGATGATATCAAGAGCCGGAGCAAACGCTATCTGTGAAATACTTGCCCTTAGAAAGCCAAACATTCTGATTCCTCTTTCTGCCGCTGCCAGCAGAGGTGATCAGATTTTAAACGCAAGATCCTTTCATAAGCAGGGATTCAGCTTTCTCCTGGAAGAGGAAAATCTATCAGGAGACTCCCTTCTTAAGGCCGTATCCGAAACGTATCAGAACAGGAAATCTTACATTTCAAATATGGAACAGAGTGAACAGCATAACGCTATTGATGCCATAGTAGAAATGGTTGAATCCCTGACCGGAAAATAA
- a CDS encoding RNA polymerase sigma factor: MSIHKDENMLLQSIYGEYQGLLRRIAKTLHVPDMELDDVVQETFIAYFENYSLTWTETRKKSMLIKILKSKSIDCLRKNGHYEKVSLNQEDAANEVALLASYVITDPLDMILEEEAVLMITSEISNMREEWKEMAVLYFLKQLTIPEICELLGIPGTVCRSRIYRTRVCLKRILGPSFDT, translated from the coding sequence ATGAGCATACATAAAGATGAAAATATGTTGTTGCAATCCATTTATGGGGAGTACCAGGGCTTGCTTCGACGGATTGCAAAGACACTCCACGTTCCGGATATGGAACTGGATGATGTCGTACAGGAAACATTTATTGCATACTTTGAAAACTATTCGCTGACCTGGACTGAAACGCGAAAGAAAAGTATGCTGATTAAGATACTAAAGAGTAAATCAATCGACTGCCTCCGAAAAAATGGACACTATGAAAAAGTAAGCTTGAACCAGGAGGATGCAGCCAATGAGGTAGCATTGCTTGCAAGCTATGTGATTACAGATCCCCTTGATATGATTCTTGAAGAGGAGGCTGTTTTAATGATCACAAGTGAAATATCTAATATGAGGGAAGAGTGGAAAGAGATGGCTGTCCTTTATTTCTTAAAACAGCTTACGATTCCAGAGATTTGTGAATTGTTAGGGATTCCGGGAACGGTATGCCGCTCCCGGATATACCGGACAAGAGTCTGTCTAAAAAGGATTCTTGGACCCAGCTTTGATACATAA
- a CDS encoding HIT family protein, translated as MREDDCIFCKIANGDIPSETLYEDDTFRVIMDLGPATKGHALILPKHHYKDLCELDGATAAKVLPLAAKIGNAMKTTLGCAGFNVVQNNGKEAGQTVFHFHVHLIPRYEEGPVMVSWVSGKASPEDLAQTGAAIRSAL; from the coding sequence GTGAGAGAAGATGATTGCATTTTCTGCAAAATTGCAAATGGGGACATACCTTCAGAAACACTGTATGAGGATGATACATTTCGCGTTATTATGGATTTAGGACCGGCTACAAAAGGGCATGCCCTGATTCTTCCAAAACATCATTACAAAGATCTTTGTGAGCTTGACGGAGCGACAGCAGCCAAGGTCCTTCCGTTGGCAGCAAAAATTGGGAACGCCATGAAAACCACATTAGGCTGTGCCGGATTCAATGTTGTGCAGAATAACGGAAAAGAAGCAGGTCAGACTGTTTTTCATTTTCACGTACATTTAATTCCTCGTTATGAGGAAGGCCCTGTTATGGTTTCATGGGTATCGGGCAAGGCAAGTCCGGAAGACTTAGCACAGACAGGAGCCGCTATTAGGAGCGCCCTGTAA
- a CDS encoding rhomboid family intramembrane serine protease: protein MEDLYRRKKAFVNMGFIILNVIYFLYLEMTGSTENTQFMVSHGAMYAPLVVEGGEYYRLFTSIFMHFGINHIMNNMLILFILGDNLERALGHVKYFFFYLICGVGANIISMIVNLGDYRLIVSAGASGAIFGVIGGLLYAVVVNRGRLEDLSTRQLVVVIVCSLYFGFSSTGVDNAAHIAGLFVGILMGIVLYRKPKRPGRMENWE from the coding sequence ATGGAAGACTTATACAGGCGAAAAAAGGCATTTGTCAATATGGGATTTATCATTTTAAATGTTATTTATTTCCTGTATCTGGAAATGACAGGCTCCACAGAGAATACGCAGTTCATGGTTTCCCATGGAGCCATGTATGCGCCTCTAGTCGTAGAGGGCGGTGAGTATTACCGCCTCTTTACTTCTATTTTTATGCATTTTGGAATCAATCATATTATGAACAATATGCTCATTTTGTTTATTTTGGGTGATAACCTGGAAAGAGCCCTGGGACATGTGAAGTATTTCTTTTTTTATCTGATCTGCGGAGTAGGCGCGAATATAATCTCCATGATTGTTAATCTTGGAGATTATCGGCTGATCGTTTCTGCGGGAGCTTCCGGAGCAATCTTTGGTGTCATCGGTGGTCTTTTATATGCAGTAGTGGTAAACCGGGGAAGGCTGGAAGATCTAAGCACCCGGCAGCTTGTTGTGGTCATTGTGTGTTCCCTGTATTTTGGCTTTTCCAGCACAGGTGTAGATAATGCAGCTCACATTGCGGGACTTTTCGTGGGTATTTTAATGGGGATTGTTCTGTATCGTAAGCCGAAAAGGCCTGGACGCATGGAAAATTGGGAATAA
- a CDS encoding DUF6382 domain-containing protein, translating to MKITYRREMKHNYLIINPDIPEYKGFESQMLEKNSIEGLLEFHIKSLDGQRSCYYEITSKQSLSRILEYKSLGEEELRTLIGGIARTLSRLEAYLLKEDQILLDPEYIYVDPERFKVFLCLIPGRKGTFSQEMTELLRYLLGKVNHQDKECVVMAYGLYQESLKDNYGIDDLLEITENKSNDLKYGASMDKNHILDEEEYHGVISPQLAVKDEERYETIIPENQSEINSEYSLVRVLLLISVAIAVPVLILWLVSGIRGVFQFWYVPFGAGCLSLAVLLFFGGRNDSAKERASEGEAVEIETNKTRDINKAGAKPDITKWDNKNHSSDKMNGVKKDSLKRDNKKDNIKQVSSKKGSNKKDSNTKDSNIKDNYKTNHSDRDYYKKDNKKSDSYIKDKMDYAPEKEYDWQMAFLEEDEEPANQPEEKDEEIILQTVLLTDTTADNNTRYLRAVGSEVPDITISYVPYLIGKQEGLVDYVLESETISRIHAKIDREGEEYQLCDLNSTNGTSVNGRMLETNETVTLNKGDEIFIANFAFIFT from the coding sequence ATGAAAATTACATACAGGCGGGAAATGAAGCATAATTATTTGATTATAAACCCCGACATACCAGAATATAAAGGATTTGAATCGCAGATGCTGGAAAAAAACTCCATTGAGGGACTTTTAGAATTTCATATAAAAAGCCTGGACGGACAACGGTCATGTTATTATGAGATTACCTCGAAGCAGTCCTTAAGCCGTATTTTGGAGTACAAGAGCCTGGGAGAAGAAGAGCTTAGAACGCTCATTGGCGGAATTGCCCGCACCCTTTCAAGATTGGAAGCATATCTGTTAAAGGAAGATCAGATTTTGCTGGATCCGGAATATATATATGTGGACCCTGAGCGTTTTAAGGTGTTTCTTTGCCTCATACCTGGAAGAAAGGGAACCTTTTCTCAGGAGATGACTGAGCTTCTTAGGTATCTTCTGGGCAAGGTCAATCATCAGGACAAGGAATGTGTGGTCATGGCTTATGGACTTTATCAGGAAAGTCTGAAAGACAATTACGGGATCGATGACCTTCTTGAAATCACAGAAAATAAATCAAATGACCTTAAATATGGTGCTTCAATGGATAAAAACCATATATTAGATGAAGAAGAGTACCATGGCGTAATATCACCCCAGCTCGCAGTCAAGGACGAAGAGAGGTACGAAACAATAATTCCTGAGAATCAGTCTGAGATAAATTCGGAATACAGCCTGGTAAGAGTTCTTTTACTGATTTCAGTTGCCATAGCAGTTCCGGTTCTTATATTGTGGCTGGTATCAGGAATTCGCGGAGTGTTCCAGTTCTGGTACGTTCCTTTTGGTGCAGGCTGCCTTTCTTTGGCAGTACTTCTTTTTTTCGGCGGAAGGAATGATTCAGCCAAAGAGAGGGCGTCAGAGGGAGAAGCTGTTGAGATTGAAACAAACAAAACACGAGATATAAATAAGGCGGGAGCAAAGCCAGATATAACTAAATGGGATAATAAAAATCATTCCAGTGATAAGATGAATGGTGTAAAAAAAGACAGCTTAAAAAGAGATAATAAGAAGGACAATATAAAGCAAGTCAGTAGCAAAAAGGGTAGTAACAAAAAAGATAGTAACACTAAGGATAGTAACATTAAGGACAATTACAAAACGAATCATAGCGACAGGGACTATTACAAAAAGGATAATAAAAAAAGTGACAGTTACATAAAAGATAAGATGGATTACGCTCCAGAAAAGGAATACGATTGGCAGATGGCATTTCTAGAGGAAGATGAAGAGCCAGCTAACCAGCCGGAAGAAAAAGACGAGGAGATAATTTTACAGACGGTTCTGCTAACAGACACTACAGCAGATAATAATACCCGGTATCTAAGGGCGGTGGGATCAGAAGTTCCGGATATCACCATATCCTATGTTCCATATCTTATTGGAAAACAGGAGGGATTGGTGGACTATGTCCTGGAAAGCGAAACCATAAGCAGAATTCATGCTAAAATTGACCGGGAAGGGGAAGAATATCAGTTATGTGATTTAAACTCCACCAACGGAACATCAGTAAACGGCAGGATGCTGGAAACCAATGAAACCGTAACGTTAAATAAGGGAGATGAAATTTTTATCGCAAATTTCGCGTTTATATTTACATAA
- a CDS encoding prepilin peptidase, translating into MPEGISKIVFTIFLVYSAFQDGRSKTISVWLLFAAGTSGILFIIISGQGIGDRPLSCLIGLLMVGISRISDGAIGEGDGWFFTVSGLFLNLLINLKLLVYGVFLSGFVCMGIYIFFRLKGNDVKKVTIPFLPFLLPAWIGLVML; encoded by the coding sequence ATGCCTGAAGGCATAAGTAAAATCGTATTTACCATATTTTTAGTCTATTCTGCATTTCAGGATGGAAGAAGTAAAACCATAAGTGTCTGGCTTTTGTTCGCGGCTGGAACATCAGGCATTCTATTTATCATAATTTCTGGACAAGGAATAGGTGACAGACCCTTAAGCTGTCTCATAGGGCTTCTCATGGTGGGAATCAGTCGGATTTCAGATGGAGCCATTGGGGAAGGAGATGGATGGTTTTTTACGGTCAGCGGTCTGTTTCTTAATCTATTAATAAATCTAAAGCTGTTGGTTTACGGTGTATTCTTAAGTGGATTTGTCTGCATGGGAATTTACATCTTTTTTCGCTTAAAGGGAAACGATGTGAAGAAGGTCACCATTCCATTTCTACCGTTTCTTCTTCCAGCCTGGATAGGATTGGTGATGTTATGA